One genomic window of Struthio camelus isolate bStrCam1 chromosome 1, bStrCam1.hap1, whole genome shotgun sequence includes the following:
- the ING1 gene encoding inhibitor of growth protein 1, with protein MKMLSPANGDQLHLVNYVEDYLDSIESMPFDLQRNVSLMREIDAKYQEILKDLDDYYEKFKRETDAVQKRRMLHCIQRALIRSQELGDEKIQIVSQMVELVENRTRQVDSHVELFETCQETNDTTGNSGKASQDKSKNETIAQAEKPNNKRSRRQRNNENRENASNNHDHDDITSGTPKEKKAKTSKKKKRSKAKAEREASPPDLPIDPNEPTYCLCNQVSYGEMIGCDNDECPIEWFHFSCVGLNHKPKGKWYCPKCRGENEKTMDKALEKSKKERAYNR; from the exons ATGAAAATGTTGAGTCCTGCAAACGGAGACCAGCTTCACCTAGTGAACTATGTGGAGGATTATCTGGACTCCATCGAGTCTATGCCCTTCGATCTGCAGCGAAATGTCTCCTTGATGAGGGAAATTGACGCCAAATATCAAG aGATCCTAAAGGACCTGGATGATTATTATGAGAAATTTAAACGGGAGACAGATGCCGTGCAGAAGAGAAGGATGTTGCACTGCATACAGAGAGCGTTAATTCGGAGTCAGGAGCTGGGAGACGAAAAGATCCAAATTGTCAGTCAGATGGTGGAGCTTGTGGAGAACAGAACCAGGCAAGTGGACAGTCATGTGGAACTGTTTGAGACTTGTCAAGAGACTAATGATACCACTGGAAACAGCGGGAAAGCCAGCCAAGATAAATCAAAGAACGAGACAATCGCTCAGGCTGAAAAGCCCAACAATAAGAGATCAAGGCggcaaagaaataatgaaaatcgAGAAAACGCTTCAAATAATCATGATCATGATGACATCACGTCAGGAACTccgaaggagaagaaagcaaaaacatcCAAGAAGAAGAAACGATCCAAGGCTAAAGCGGAGAGGGAAGCTTCTCCCCCGGATCTTCCTATTGATCCTAATGAGCCAACATACTGCTTATGCAACCAAGTCTCCTATGGAGAAATGATAGGATGTGATAATGATGAGTGCCCCATTGAGTGGTTTCACTTTTCGTGTGTGGGACTCAATCACAAACCGAAGGGCAAATGGTACTGCCCCAAATGtagaggagaaaatgagaaaactaTGGACAAGGCATTGGAGAAGTCTAAAAAAGAGAGGGCCTACAACAGGTAG